In Chroogloeocystis siderophila 5.2 s.c.1, the DNA window CTGCCGTAACGAAACCTTGAGGTGGTGACATCTTGCAAATACTATCTGCAAGATTTTTCGCAAAGGGTGCATATCCTAGTCGATCATGTTCTGGATTTTTAAGAGGGTTGTCTGCTGATAGGACATTTAAATCCTCATTTTCTACATCAGTGTTACTCTCAATCTGCGTCATAATCAACTGTGCGTCTTAGTTCTATTGTCATAATGGCATAGTGATTACACCTTAACCTTCTGACATCTTGGCTATGCTATTCAGCACACATACTAGACATTGAGTTAAAATTCTCAAACTGGAAGCGCGATCGCACACTTTATGCAAAACTGGCAAACGGCTAAAACCTACGAAGATATCCTCTATCACAAAACCGACGGTATTGCCAAAATTACCATCAATCGTCCGCACAAGCGGAATGCGTTTCGTCCCAAAACTGTCTTTGAACTTTACGATGCTTTTGTTGATGCTCGTGAAGATACGAGTATTGGTGTTGTTTTATTTACAGGTGCAGGACCACATACAGATGGTAAATACGCATTTTGTGCGGGGGGAGATCAAAGTGTGAGGGGAACTGCGGGATATGTTGATGATGAAGGTGTTCCTCGGTTGAATGTATTAGATTTACAACGGTTAATTCGTTCGATGCCGAAAGTCGTCATCGCGCTTGTTGCTGGGTATGCGATCGGCGGCGGACATGTACTGCATTTGATTTGCGACTTAACAATTGCTGCGGATAACGCAATTTTTGGTCAAACAGGTCCTAAAGTGGGTAGTTTTGATGGTGGATTTGGTGCAAGTTACCTTGCCCGTATTGTCGGGCAAAAAAAAGCGCGAGAAATTTGGTTTCTCTGTCGCCAATACACCGCAGCCCAAGCTTTAGAAATGGGTCTAGTTAATTGCGTTGTGCCTGTAGAACAACTAGAGGCCGAAGGAATTCAATGGGCAAACGAAATTTTAGAAAAAAGCCCGATCGCAATTCGCTGTCTTAAAGCTGCATTCAATGCTGATTGTGATGGTCAAGCAGGTTTACAAGAACTTGCCGGCAATGCAACTTTACTCTACTACATGACTGAAGAAGGAGCCGAAGGAAAACAGGCTTTCTTAGAAAAGCGTAAACCTGATTTTCGTCAATACCCTTGGCTACCTTAAGAAGGGGTGAGGGAAAGCGAATGCCGACTTAGTTCTAACGAAGTATGGTTTGATTCAGAAAACACTGGAGATGGTGTAGGTACAAGCGCTGGCTCATCTGGCACAATCATAACTTTATTGAGATCCCACGACGGGGCAAAAGCTGGAAGCGATAATTCACAAGCTTTCCAACTTCCTTGAACTGGTACTCCCAACAATTGACAACACCCGCCGCGCCGTCCTTCTGGTTGATAATAACGACAGTAACGACAGGCTGAAGTTGGAAAGTTTACATTTTTCATAGGAATGCTGTGTAGCAATTATCCATCGATTGTTATTGTGCCGCTTTGTAAAAGATCCCTTAAAGCCAGCATAATGATTAATTGGTATAGCTTTCAGCTATTTTTTTAAAACAGAAAGTTCATGTTTTCTTTATAATCTTGTTATATTACGATACAAAAGCAAGAGTGAAAGTTATAGATTTTGACTAAAACCAACAAGGGATCAGCAAGAAACAAAATAAAATCTTTTATAAACTGAGTGCGATTTTCTTAAAAATCAGTATAAACATGGATGGCTTTAGACAAATATTGTGAGGTAGAATGTGCTATTCAGTAAGTACAATAATGACGTTCTCAGGATTAATTGTTAGGGCGCACGCGTTGAACTTATCAACGATTACGAATAAATAAAATGGCGATCGTGCTTACCATTTTTTAGCAGCACAAAACGAGCAGACTTGCCAGCGCTGTAGTTCTCCTGGAGGTGTAGGAGATTGACATTGCGGACAAAGGGGTAGCCCGCGTGATCGCGATCGCGTCGTATTCTGCCAATGTTGAAATGCCGCACGTGGATTTTCTGGCACAGCGCGGAGGTGATTTTTACGCGTCGCCGCTGTGACAATATAGCTAGGATGATCGTTTTTTATTGGGGTATTGTCTTGGTTAATCGTTGGCGATCGCTGCCATCCTGCTGTAGAGAAGCGAATATCAACTAAGAGATTATTTGGTGGTAAATAAGGGTTGAGTTTCGTTAAGATGCGCTGGCGTTCAAAAGTAAGATTTTGCGCCCAAGCCGCGCTCGATGTTGCCACCCACAAAATATTACGTTGAATCGAAAGCGGGTGCGTATGCGCCGCCACCGCAGCACCAACAACATCAGCCCAACACTTAACGACCCGTGGCAACGGTTGCTCGTGCAAAGCGTTCTGCTCAATAAAAGCACCCACAAGTTGCTCAAGCGATTTGAAAGACATTTTTGATAGGTGCTCAAAAGGGGAGGTTAGCGACAGAGAAGGTACGATACCATGATTTTAATACTCCGACTAAGATGTTACCAGTTGGTGCGTTGCGGTCGGAACGGGCAAGGTGCAGCTTTTGTAACCAAACGGAGAGCCATCATGGGATTGATTGACCGCATCGGGCGGGTGTTTAGATCGAATGTCAATTCTTTAGTCAGTAATGCGGAAGACCCAGAAAAAATTCTAGAGCAGACAGTCGCACAGATGCAGGATGAACTCGTGCAACTCAGGCAAGCGGTAGCAAGTGCGATCGCCACACAAAAACGTACCGAACGTCAAGCACAACAAGCTCAATTTACCGCCGAAGAATGGTATCGCCGCGCGCAACTAGCACTGCAACAAGGAAATGATACCTTAGCCCGCGAAGCTTTAACAAAACGCAAGTCTTATCAAGAAACTGCCAGCGCCATGCAATCGCAAATCGAGCAACAAAATGCGATCATCAGTCGCATGAAAAAGGATATGCAGATGCTAGAAAGCAAAATATCCGAAGCCAAATCGAAAAAAGATATGTTTATTGCACGGGCGCGATCAGCAGAAGCAACCGCAAGACTCAATGAAATGCTAGGTGGAGTGAATACGAGTCAATCCTTAGGTGCTTTTGAACGCATGGAAGAACGGGTGATGCAACTCGAAGCGCAATCAGAATTAATCGCCGACATGGGAACCGACGATTTACAAAAACAATTCGACTCGCTAGCAACAGATGATAATATTGATGCTGAACTCGCACGCATGAAAGCACAACTACCAGGTAAGCCAAACTCACCGCAATTACCTGGAATGTCTACTACTCAAGATAGAAATCTCGAACGTAGGGAATAGCATTTTCTATAGAAATTAATAAAAATTGCCTAACTATCACAACGCCAACTAAGTACTAGGCTTATGTTAGGAATAGAAACTCTTTTGATTTTGGTGTTGAACTGAGTAAAACAAAATTACAACGCTCAACCTATCTTGCACACATTAAGAGAACAAAGTTATGGGATTATTTGATCGAATCAGTCGGGTCGTCAAAGCTAACCTCAACGACATGGTGAGCAAAGCCGAAGACCCAGAAAAAATGCTCGAACAGTCGCTGCTAGAAATGCAGGAAGACTTAGTGCAACTACGTCAGAGTGTCGCCCAAGCGATCGCCGCGCAACGACGCACCGAACAACAGTACAATCAAGCACAAAACGAAGCAAACAAGTGGCAGCGTAATGCCCAACTCGCACTGCAAAAAGGCGACGAAAACTTAGCCCGCCAAGCCCTCGAACGCAAGAAAACCTACGCCGAAACAGCGAATGCCTTGCGTGGTAGTCTCGAGCAACAAACAAGCCAAATTGACACGCTCAAGCGTAACCTAATTGCCCTAGAAAGCAAAATATCCGAAGCCAAAACGAAGAAAGATATGCTCAAGGCACGGATCACCGCGGCGAAAGCCCAAGAACAACTGCAAGGTGCTGTTGGTAGAATGGGAACAAGCAGTGCAATGGCAGCGTTTGAGCGGATGGAAGAAAAAGTCATGCTGCAAGAAGCCCGCGCACAATCCGCCGCTGAGTTAGCAACAGATAATCTCGAAAGTCAGTTCGCGGCGCTAGAAGCCGGCAGTGATGTTGACGACGAACTCGCCGCGCTTAAAGCGCAAATGTCGCTGCCAGGAGGTTCACCGCAGCAAGCATCGCTCCCACCCTCAGAACAATCATCACCCAAATCTGAGCCAGTTGATGCTGAATTAGAGCAACTGAAAAAACAGCTAGACCAATTGTAAAGGTCATTATTAACTTGATGCGATGCAAGCCTTGATCAGTACCTAAGAGCGCCAGGTCAAATCAGGGCTTAGCTCTTTTCAAAACAAAACACGCAAATTTTTTCCTAATAGCGTTTGGAGAGCGACAAAACAAGTCAAAATACTGAAGGGTCAGTCGTTTTGTCCAATCTTGTTTGAACAATAACCCCATGAGCAGCGTTACTGTAATATCAGATAAAGAATTTGAAACTGAAGTTTTGCAAGCAGACCAACCAGTATTAGTCTATTTTTGGGCTTCCTGGTGTGGTCCTTGTCGTTTAATGTCACCAACAATTGACTGGGCAGCAACAACATACGCCGATCGCCTAAAAGTTGTCAAAATGGAAGTAGACCCCAATCCTGAAACTGTCAAGCAGTATCAAGTCGAAGGTGTACCCGCGCTGCGGCTCATTCAAAATCAGCAAGTGCTAGAAGCTACCGAAGGCGTGATTCCCAAACAAAAATTGATTGAGATCCTAGATACCCATTTCCACTAGGGAGATTAAGCTGCGGAAATGACGAATTAGTACTACTAGCTACTAGCCACTAACCACTAAAAACTATGGAGTTTGCTAAGCGTTTAGAATATCTCCAAGCCAATGTCTTTGCAGATATGGATCAAGCAAAGGCACGAGCGATCGCCGCAGGAAAAGACTTGATTGACTTGTCGCTCGGATCTTCAGATCTTCCAGCCGCACCCCATGTACTTGATGCGATCGCCCAATCTTTACCAGATCGCAGCACGCACGGTTATTTACTGTTTCACGGTACACGGGCGTTTCGAGAAGCCGCAGCAAGTTGGTATACAAGCAAGTTTGGCATTTCTGTCGATCCCGAAACCGAAGTTTTACCGCTGATTGGTTCGCAAGAAGGAACAGCGCATTTACCACTGGCGGTATTAAATCCTGGCGATTTTGCTTTATTACTCGATCCTGGCTATCCTTCGCACGCGGGTGGCGTTTATTTAGCAAGTGGTCAAATTTACCCGATGCCATTACGCGCAGAAAATGGCTTTTTGCCTGTGTTTGCAGATATTCCCGCGCCCGTACTCGCGCAGTCGCGGATGATGGTACTGAGCTATCCGCATAATCCGACAAGTGCGATCGCGCCTTTGGCCTTCTTTCAAGCAGCGGTGGCGTTTTGTCAACAACACAATCTTGTGTTAGTTCACGACTTTCCGTATGTCGATCTTGTCTTTACACAAGGAAGCCAAAATTCCCAATTGCTCGCGCCTTCTATTCTCCAAGCCGATCCAGAAAAGTCCGTATCGATTGAGTTTTTCACGCTCTCGAAGTCGTACAATATGGGCGGGTTCCGCGTAGGGTATGCGATCGGTAATGCGAAGTTGATTCGGGCATTACGTCAAGTCAAAGCGGCGGTTGATTTTAACCAATATCGCGGAATTTTAAACGGTGCGATCGCAGCGCTTACTGGTTCGCAATCACAAGTGTCAATAGTTGTCAAGACTTTTCGGCAACGCCGCGATGCATTTATTGATGCGTTGCACCGCATCAACTGGCAAGTTCCTACACCTGATGCGACGATGTACATCTGGGCAAAATTACCCAAACAGTGGAACGATTCGATTCAATTTTGTACCGAACTCGTCGAAACGACAGGCGTTGCGGCTTCTCCTGGTGCGGGTTTTGGTAAATTTGGTGAAGGCTACGTGCGGTTTGCGTTGGTTCGCGATCCCGCTATCTTAGAAACTGCAGTTGAGCGCATCGCGACGTTTTTACATTCGCGTTAATTTAACTTTGAGAAAACGGCGTGTAATTTCCTCCGAGTGCCTCGACAATTGTGCGCGTATTGGCGACAATCATATTAATGTAAGAATCGGCTTCGCTTCCTGGAGAACCAATTGAATCAGAGTACAAAGGTCGCGTCGCTAGCTCAACTCCGGCTTCTGCGGCTACGGTTTGAATTAAAGCTGGATTAATCGTTGTTTCCGCAAAAATTGTCGGTACGTTTGCTGCTCGAATCGCATCCGATAATTGTCGCACCGTCTGGGCGCTGGGTTGTTCTTCGGTACTAATACCAATTAAAGTTCCAAAAACTTCTAACCCATAGGCGTTAGCGTAGTATTGAAACGCATCGTGGGTTGTTACTAGTCGGCGATTTTCTGGCGGAATCGTTTGAATTTGTTCGCGTACCCAAGTATTAAGTTGCTGTAATTGCGCGGTATATTGTGCCGCGTTTTGCGTAAAAGTTTCGCGATCGCTTGGCGATAACTCGATAAACGCATCGCGAATCGCATCCACCATTGCGATCGCATTTCTCACATCGCCCCAAACGTGCGGATCGGGTACTGTTGTTCCTTGTTCTTCTAACTGTAGCGGTGGTACGACTTCCCCCACGGCGAGTTTGCGCGCATTGACTCCCGCTGCATTCATCAACTTGATCAACGCTGGCTCTAAGTT includes these proteins:
- the menB gene encoding 1,4-dihydroxy-2-naphthoyl-CoA synthase gives rise to the protein MQNWQTAKTYEDILYHKTDGIAKITINRPHKRNAFRPKTVFELYDAFVDAREDTSIGVVLFTGAGPHTDGKYAFCAGGDQSVRGTAGYVDDEGVPRLNVLDLQRLIRSMPKVVIALVAGYAIGGGHVLHLICDLTIAADNAIFGQTGPKVGSFDGGFGASYLARIVGQKKAREIWFLCRQYTAAQALEMGLVNCVVPVEQLEAEGIQWANEILEKSPIAIRCLKAAFNADCDGQAGLQELAGNATLLYYMTEEGAEGKQAFLEKRKPDFRQYPWLP
- a CDS encoding DciA family protein yields the protein MSFKSLEQLVGAFIEQNALHEQPLPRVVKCWADVVGAAVAAHTHPLSIQRNILWVATSSAAWAQNLTFERQRILTKLNPYLPPNNLLVDIRFSTAGWQRSPTINQDNTPIKNDHPSYIVTAATRKNHLRAVPENPRAAFQHWQNTTRSRSRGLPLCPQCQSPTPPGELQRWQVCSFCAAKKW
- a CDS encoding PspA/IM30 family protein, which produces MGLIDRIGRVFRSNVNSLVSNAEDPEKILEQTVAQMQDELVQLRQAVASAIATQKRTERQAQQAQFTAEEWYRRAQLALQQGNDTLAREALTKRKSYQETASAMQSQIEQQNAIISRMKKDMQMLESKISEAKSKKDMFIARARSAEATARLNEMLGGVNTSQSLGAFERMEERVMQLEAQSELIADMGTDDLQKQFDSLATDDNIDAELARMKAQLPGKPNSPQLPGMSTTQDRNLERRE
- a CDS encoding PspA/IM30 family protein, whose translation is MGLFDRISRVVKANLNDMVSKAEDPEKMLEQSLLEMQEDLVQLRQSVAQAIAAQRRTEQQYNQAQNEANKWQRNAQLALQKGDENLARQALERKKTYAETANALRGSLEQQTSQIDTLKRNLIALESKISEAKTKKDMLKARITAAKAQEQLQGAVGRMGTSSAMAAFERMEEKVMLQEARAQSAAELATDNLESQFAALEAGSDVDDELAALKAQMSLPGGSPQQASLPPSEQSSPKSEPVDAELEQLKKQLDQL
- the trxA gene encoding thioredoxin — its product is MSSVTVISDKEFETEVLQADQPVLVYFWASWCGPCRLMSPTIDWAATTYADRLKVVKMEVDPNPETVKQYQVEGVPALRLIQNQQVLEATEGVIPKQKLIEILDTHFH
- a CDS encoding LL-diaminopimelate aminotransferase, whose protein sequence is MEFAKRLEYLQANVFADMDQAKARAIAAGKDLIDLSLGSSDLPAAPHVLDAIAQSLPDRSTHGYLLFHGTRAFREAAASWYTSKFGISVDPETEVLPLIGSQEGTAHLPLAVLNPGDFALLLDPGYPSHAGGVYLASGQIYPMPLRAENGFLPVFADIPAPVLAQSRMMVLSYPHNPTSAIAPLAFFQAAVAFCQQHNLVLVHDFPYVDLVFTQGSQNSQLLAPSILQADPEKSVSIEFFTLSKSYNMGGFRVGYAIGNAKLIRALRQVKAAVDFNQYRGILNGAIAALTGSQSQVSIVVKTFRQRRDAFIDALHRINWQVPTPDATMYIWAKLPKQWNDSIQFCTELVETTGVAASPGAGFGKFGEGYVRFALVRDPAILETAVERIATFLHSR
- a CDS encoding metal ABC transporter substrate-binding protein, encoding MLGLLLSACGAAITNQADLEVNDQPNVVATSTIITDWAAEVGKEQIQLTGILQPGDDPHVYEPVPRDSIAFEKADLILYNGYNLEPALIKLMNAAGVNARKLAVGEVVPPLQLEEQGTTVPDPHVWGDVRNAIAMVDAIRDAFIELSPSDRETFTQNAAQYTAQLQQLNTWVREQIQTIPPENRRLVTTHDAFQYYANAYGLEVFGTLIGISTEEQPSAQTVRQLSDAIRAANVPTIFAETTINPALIQTVAAEAGVELATRPLYSDSIGSPGSEADSYINMIVANTRTIVEALGGNYTPFSQS